TCATGCTACCCTCTCTTATCCTGTCGTATATATATGATTTTAAATTATATTCCTCGCCTTTTTCAAGATGTTTTGGAGGCATGATGTTTTTATCATATTCACGAGGAGAAACAATTGTATAAGAATCCGGTGGGTATATCAATATTCCTTGATCTACTAATTCCTTGAAACGCGCGCCTACAAGTTCAAATGATGTAGATTTTCTTTTTTTGTTCTGATAGTTTTCAAAAAACCAAACAATGTATGTATATATTCTTTCAGCCATATTTTTATGGATTTCAGCCCCTATCCCATTATAGCTTGATACTGATAATCTGTGTATAGGTGTCATTATAGCTTTCATGCAATATACAAATGGATCATTATTATTAAGCTTTACAATGTTTGAGCTATTCTCTGTAACATATTTATGTCTTTCGTTGTAACCATAAGTGTAGTAGTTTATTATTACCAGTGCATCTGAGATACAGAAAGGACTTAGCCCGGCATCAACTGTTCTTTTGTCGGCAAGATACTCTCTTGTCCTGCAATACCATAGATAGGTTGGAATTACAATTAACGCTAGCAAGAATGACCATATACCAATATGATAGATAACATACACCATTGCAAATATGCCTATAAACACACTACCTATTGCATTAGATCCATCTTTGTCCTTACTATCAGAACCCATAAATGGGACAAAGAACAATGCTATTACTAGTAGTAACAAAATAAATAGCGGTATGGCGAATGTTAGTAGCATTAGTGTCAGTGCGGCTTGAGGCATGAATATAATAAGAGATGTTAGTCTGAAGTCTTCATTTTTTATGTGTCCAAGTTCATGTGCCAACACTCCCTTGAGAGCATAATTAGGTAGCACTTTCAACAAGTCTTCATGAATAACTATTCTTGCGTTCTTATTGCTTGGACCATAAGTAAAAGCATTTAAACCTTTGTGTTTTGTAATACCTATCTTTTGGGGTGGAGTTATACCCATTTTCTGTGATATCTCCTCTACCATCTCAACTATCTCAGGATTGTTATCTCTATCAATCCATTGACTAACACTTTTGTCAAGTATCTTAGGCATCACAAAATATGCAACTAAACCGTATATTCCTGTTGCAATGAACACGAAAACTGTAAGAGGAGGAACTATCAGCCCGCAATAAAGCAAACTAGCACCAACAATAAGTGCT
This sequence is a window from Spirochaetota bacterium. Protein-coding genes within it:
- a CDS encoding M48 family metalloprotease yields the protein MKEVFAIMQIFFNILLWMLQAIFYIIEGIVYLVKHYYIPFVYANTEIIKLSGASFLVVALAHLIYSFFVRKSEDKLTIRGWGIIALIVGASLLYCGLIVPPLTVFVFIATGIYGLVAYFVMPKILDKSVSQWIDRDNNPEIVEMVEEISQKMGITPPQKIGITKHKGLNAFTYGPSNKNARIVIHEDLLKVLPNYALKGVLAHELGHIKNEDFRLTSLIIFMPQAALTLMLLTFAIPLFILLLLVIALFFVPFMGSDSKDKDGSNAIGSVFIGIFAMVYVIYHIGIWSFLLALIVIPTYLWYCRTREYLADKRTVDAGLSPFCISDALVIINYYTYGYNERHKYVTENSSNIVKLNNNDPFVYCMKAIMTPIHRLSVSSYNGIGAEIHKNMAERIYTYIVWFFENYQNKKRKSTSFELVGARFKELVDQGILIYPPDSYTIVSPREYDKNIMPPKHLEKGEEYNLKSYIYDRIREGSMKQAVSEKIFSILSTHPTVLARIINVMNAEKEKGNGKKGFSS